The Bos indicus x Bos taurus breed Angus x Brahman F1 hybrid chromosome 13, Bos_hybrid_MaternalHap_v2.0, whole genome shotgun sequence genome includes a region encoding these proteins:
- the FOXS1 gene encoding forkhead box protein S1 → MQQPPPPGPLAPAAEPTKPPYSYIALIAMAIQNSPGQRATLSGIYRYIMGRFAFYRHNRPGWQNSIRHNLSLNECFVKVPRDDRKPGKGSYWTLDPDCHDMFEHGSFLRRRRRFTRRAGAEGTKGPTKARRGPLRATSQDPGAPDVAASRQCPFPPEPLEPKGLSYGGLVGALPASMCPATTDARPQTPSEAKEMPTPKAAGPGELPVATSSSSCPAFGFPTSFSEAEGFSKAPAPILTPEATIGSSYQCRLQALNFCMGTDPGLEHLLASAAPSPAPSTPPASLRAPLPLPADPKEPWVAGSFPVQGSSSYPLGLTPCLYRTPGMFFFE, encoded by the coding sequence ATGCAGCAGCCACCCCCACCCGGGCCCCTGGCCCCTGCGGCCGAGCCAACCAAGCCTCCTTACAGCTACATCGCCCTGATCGCCATGGCCATCCAGAACTCTCCAGGGCAGCGGGCCACACTCAGCGGCATCTACCGCTACATCATGGGCCGCTTCGCCTTCTACCGCCACAACCGGCCGGGATGGCAGAACAGTATCCGCCACAACCTGTCACTCAACGAATGCTTTGTCAAGGTGCCCCGCGATGACCGCAAGCCGGGCAAGGGCAGCTACTGGACGCTGGACCCCGACTGCCATGACATGTTTGAGCATGGCAGCTTTCTGCGCCGCCGCCGGCGCTTCACCCGACGGGCAGGTGCTGAGGGCACCAAGGGCCCCACCAAAGCGCGCCGTGGACCCCTCCGAGCCACCAGCCAGGACCCAGGAGCCCCTGACGTCGCAGCTAGCAGACAGTGCCCATTCCCGCCGGAGCCACTGGAACCCAAGGGCCTAAGCTATGGGGGTCTGGTGGGGGCCTTGCCAGCCAGCATGTGCCCGGCCACCACCGATGCCAGGCCTCAGACACCCTCAGAGGCCAAGGAGATGCCCACTCCCAAGGCTGCAGGCCCAGGGGAGCTCCCTGTGGCCACCTCGTCTTCCTCGTGCCCTGCTTTTGGCTTTCCCACCAGCTTCTCTGAGGCTGAGGGGTTTAGCAAAGCCCCTGCACCCATCTTGACCCCCGAGGCCACCATCGGGAGCAGCTACCAGTGCCGGCTGCAGGCGCTGAATTTCTGCATGGGGACTGACCCAGGACTGGAGCACCTCTTGGCCtcagcagccccctcccctgcaccatccacccctccagcctccctccGGGCCCCGCTGCCCCTGCCAGCTGACCCCAAGGAACCCTGGGTTGCAGGcagcttccctgtccagggaAGCTCCAGCTACCCACTGGGGCTGACCCCCTGCCTGTACCGGACGCCAGGAATGTTCTTCTTTGAGTGA
- the LOC113903143 gene encoding interferon regulatory factor 4-like isoform X2: protein MPSRPGDTGWGERASREQKGKRNFPHRLSLSPPPRCPGGPGARSPVALGFGHPHAPDLIPGALRSPMAGDPWRRDEGKVSDSRRPMAGAGGPLRLREWLVAQIESGRYAGLRWEDAGKTLFRIPWKHAAKQGYQAWAIYKGKYLEGIDKEDPSTWKTRLRCALNKSADFCEVPERSQLDISNPYKVYRLLSDGAHDPVTRACAPGKEEGILQSQQKPPGGVTEPACRTEEQDGSGLVTEDKDKEQPSRLAQQNFLLPSPLADHSYQAQNPVHPWSPLPSEDFSNPDCWLHVRLFYRAELVREATALAAEGCSLSPRAATAAAERLLGPPPRVAQVRFPEPPASAHVLRRLLPHLERGVLLWVAPEGVFAKRLCQGRVYWRGPLAPHRAQPNKLERERTCQLLDTRRFLAELRAHLQDGCPEPEYQIRLCFGEEYPGPPDQPEERLIMAHVEPVFARELLLHSKIHGQVPGWQVPSLASLTASITC, encoded by the exons ATGCCCTCCAGGCCAGGCGATACAGGGTGGGGCGAAAGGGCCTCCAGGGAGCAGAAAGGAAAGCGAAACTTCCCACACAGACTTTCGCTTTCGCCGCCTCCGCGCTGTCCAGGTGGCCCCGGAGCGCGATCCCCTGTCGCCCTGGGATTCGGTCACCCGCACGCCCCAGACCTGATCCCCGGAGCACTGCGTTCCCCTATGGCCGGCGACCCCTGGCGGAGGGACGAAGGGAAGGTCTCCGACAGCCGGCGACCCATGGCGGGGGCCGGGGGTCCCCTGCGCCTCCGAGAATGGCTGGTGGCGCAGATCGAGAGCGGGCGCTATGCGGGGCTGCGCTGGGAGGACGCAGGCAAGACCCTCTTCCGCATCCCCTGGAAGCACGCAGCCAAGCAGGGTTACCAG GCCTGGGCCATATACAAGGGCAAGTACCTAGAGGGCATTGACAAGGAGGATCCCTCTACCTGGAAGACACGGCTCCGCTGTGCCCTCAACAAGAGTGCTGACTTCTGTGAAGTACCTGAGCGCAGCCAGCTGGACATCTCCAACCCCTACAAGGTCTACCGGCTCCTGTCTGATGGCGCCCACGACCCAG TTACCAGGGCTTGTGCTCCCGGTAAAGAGGAGGGCATTCTTCAGAGCCAGCAGAAGCCCCCTGGAGGAGTGACAGAGCCAGCCTGCAGGACCGAAGAGCAG GATGGATCCGGATTAGTCACAGAGGATAAAGACAAGGAGCAGCCCTCCAGGCTAGCCCAGCAGAACTTCCTGCTCCCAAGCCCTTTGGCTGACCACA GCTACCAGGCACAGAATCCCGTCCACCCCTGGAGCCCTTTGCCGTCTGAGGATTTCAGCAACCCTG ATTGCTGGCTGCACGTGCGCCTCTTCTACCGCGCAGAGCTGGTGCGCGAAGCCACAGCGCTGGCGGCTGAGGGCTGCAGCCTGAGCCCGCGCGCGGCCACCGCGGCCGCCGAGCGACTCCTGGGGCCGCCGCCGAGGGTCGCGCAGGTTCGCTTCCCGGAGCCGCCGGCCAGCGCCCACGTGCTGCGGCGCCTGCTGCCCCACCTGGAGCGCGGCGTGCTGCTGTGGGTGGCGCCCGAGGGCGTCTTCGCCAAGCGCCTCTGCCAGGGCCGCGTGTACTGGCGCGGCCCGCTTGCCCCGCACCGCGCGCAGCCCAACAAACTGGAGCGCGAGCGCACCTGCCAGCTGCTCGACACGCGCCGCTTCCTCGCGG AACTGCGAGCCCACCTACAAGATGGTTGCCCGGAGCCCGAATACCAGATCCGGCTGTGCTTTGGTGAGGAGTACCCGGGGCCCCCGGACCAGCCCGAGGAGCGGCTCATTATGGCCCAT GTGGAGCCAGTCTTCGCCAGGGAGCTCCTCCTGCACTCGAAGATCCACGGCCAGGTGCCCGGGTGGCAGGTTCCCAGCCTAGCATCCCTGACAGCATCAATCACCTGCTGA
- the LOC113903143 gene encoding interferon regulatory factor 4-like isoform X1, which yields MPSRPGDTGWGERASREQKGKRNFPHRLSLSPPPRCPGGPGARSPVALGFGHPHAPDLIPGALRSPMAGDPWRRDEGKVSDSRRPMAGAGGPLRLREWLVAQIESGRYAGLRWEDAGKTLFRIPWKHAAKQGYQVRQDAALFRAWAIYKGKYLEGIDKEDPSTWKTRLRCALNKSADFCEVPERSQLDISNPYKVYRLLSDGAHDPVTRACAPGKEEGILQSQQKPPGGVTEPACRTEEQDGSGLVTEDKDKEQPSRLAQQNFLLPSPLADHSYQAQNPVHPWSPLPSEDFSNPDCWLHVRLFYRAELVREATALAAEGCSLSPRAATAAAERLLGPPPRVAQVRFPEPPASAHVLRRLLPHLERGVLLWVAPEGVFAKRLCQGRVYWRGPLAPHRAQPNKLERERTCQLLDTRRFLAELRAHLQDGCPEPEYQIRLCFGEEYPGPPDQPEERLIMAHVEPVFARELLLHSKIHGQVPGWQVPSLASLTASITC from the exons ATGCCCTCCAGGCCAGGCGATACAGGGTGGGGCGAAAGGGCCTCCAGGGAGCAGAAAGGAAAGCGAAACTTCCCACACAGACTTTCGCTTTCGCCGCCTCCGCGCTGTCCAGGTGGCCCCGGAGCGCGATCCCCTGTCGCCCTGGGATTCGGTCACCCGCACGCCCCAGACCTGATCCCCGGAGCACTGCGTTCCCCTATGGCCGGCGACCCCTGGCGGAGGGACGAAGGGAAGGTCTCCGACAGCCGGCGACCCATGGCGGGGGCCGGGGGTCCCCTGCGCCTCCGAGAATGGCTGGTGGCGCAGATCGAGAGCGGGCGCTATGCGGGGCTGCGCTGGGAGGACGCAGGCAAGACCCTCTTCCGCATCCCCTGGAAGCACGCAGCCAAGCAGGGTTACCAGGTGCGGCAGGACGCTGCGCTCTTCAGG GCCTGGGCCATATACAAGGGCAAGTACCTAGAGGGCATTGACAAGGAGGATCCCTCTACCTGGAAGACACGGCTCCGCTGTGCCCTCAACAAGAGTGCTGACTTCTGTGAAGTACCTGAGCGCAGCCAGCTGGACATCTCCAACCCCTACAAGGTCTACCGGCTCCTGTCTGATGGCGCCCACGACCCAG TTACCAGGGCTTGTGCTCCCGGTAAAGAGGAGGGCATTCTTCAGAGCCAGCAGAAGCCCCCTGGAGGAGTGACAGAGCCAGCCTGCAGGACCGAAGAGCAG GATGGATCCGGATTAGTCACAGAGGATAAAGACAAGGAGCAGCCCTCCAGGCTAGCCCAGCAGAACTTCCTGCTCCCAAGCCCTTTGGCTGACCACA GCTACCAGGCACAGAATCCCGTCCACCCCTGGAGCCCTTTGCCGTCTGAGGATTTCAGCAACCCTG ATTGCTGGCTGCACGTGCGCCTCTTCTACCGCGCAGAGCTGGTGCGCGAAGCCACAGCGCTGGCGGCTGAGGGCTGCAGCCTGAGCCCGCGCGCGGCCACCGCGGCCGCCGAGCGACTCCTGGGGCCGCCGCCGAGGGTCGCGCAGGTTCGCTTCCCGGAGCCGCCGGCCAGCGCCCACGTGCTGCGGCGCCTGCTGCCCCACCTGGAGCGCGGCGTGCTGCTGTGGGTGGCGCCCGAGGGCGTCTTCGCCAAGCGCCTCTGCCAGGGCCGCGTGTACTGGCGCGGCCCGCTTGCCCCGCACCGCGCGCAGCCCAACAAACTGGAGCGCGAGCGCACCTGCCAGCTGCTCGACACGCGCCGCTTCCTCGCGG AACTGCGAGCCCACCTACAAGATGGTTGCCCGGAGCCCGAATACCAGATCCGGCTGTGCTTTGGTGAGGAGTACCCGGGGCCCCCGGACCAGCCCGAGGAGCGGCTCATTATGGCCCAT GTGGAGCCAGTCTTCGCCAGGGAGCTCCTCCTGCACTCGAAGATCCACGGCCAGGTGCCCGGGTGGCAGGTTCCCAGCCTAGCATCCCTGACAGCATCAATCACCTGCTGA
- the MYLK2 gene encoding myosin light chain kinase 2, skeletal/cardiac muscle, whose translation MATENGAVELEIPSSSTDTAPKAAAGEGPPAAEKDPGPPDPQKDPGPPDPEKDAGPPNPEKELESPDPKKEPDPDSTKDTEAPAPEKGDGASAQPSASSQGPEGEGGLQGEPAEGSAGQPAALPQETATAEASIKKPEAEQGTPGSQDPGEAKEQKKVAEGQAPSKKGSPAFLHSPSCPAAISSLEKPLAEKPLDETLELIFEGVPVTPGPTETEPAKVAEGEKNLPGGSQKEGEEKAAGHAGQDGVQGDTSRGIEFQAVPSERSEVGQALSPTAKEEDCFQILDDCPPPPAPFPHRIVELRPGNINSQFSLNSKEALGGGKFGAVCTCTEKATGLKLAAKVIKKQTPKDKEMVLLEIEVMNQLNHRNLIQLYAAIETPHEIVLFMEYIEGGELFERIVDEDYQLTEVDTMVFVRQICDGILFMHKMRVLHLDLKPENILCVNTTGHLVKIIDFGLARRYNPNEKLKVNFGTPEFLSPEVVNYDQISDKTDMWSLGVITYMLLSGLSPFLGDDDTETLNNVLSSNWYFDEETFEAVSDEAKDFVSNLIVKDQRARMSAAQCLAHPWLNNLAEKAKRCNRRLKSQILLKKYLMKRRWKKNFIAVSAANRFKKISSSGALMALGV comes from the exons ATGGCGACGGAAAACGGAGCAGTGGAGCTGGAAATCCCAAGCTCATCAACAG ACACAGCACCAAAGGCTGCAGCAGGTGAAGGACCCCCAGCTGCAGAGAAAGACCCTGGGCCCCCAGATCCACAGAAGGATCCTGGGCCCCCAGATCCAGAGAAGGATGCTGGTCCCCCAAACCCAGAGAAAGAACTTGAGTCCCCAGACCCAAAGAAAGAACCTGATCCCGACTCGACGAAAGATACTGAAGCCCCGGCCCCAGAGAAAGGGGACGGGGCCTCAGCCCAACCCTCAGCCAGCAGCCAGGGCCCTGAGGGAGAAGGAGGCCTGCAGGGAGAGCCTGCGGAGGGCTCGGCTGGGCAGCCGGCAGCCCTGCCCCAGGAGACAGCGACAGCCGAGGCCAGCATCAAAAAGCCCGAGGCTGAGCAGGGGACCCCCGGCAGCCAGGACCCTGGAGAAGCCAAGGAGCAAAAGAAGGTAGCAGAGGGCCAAGCGCCGAGCAAGAAGGGCTCACCCGCCTTTCTGCACAGCCCCAGCTGCCCCGCCGCCATCTCGAG CCTTGAGAAGCCACTGGCCGAGAAGCCCCTAGATGAGACGTTAGAGCTTATCTTTGAAGGGGTGCCTGTGACCCCTGGCCCCACAGAAACTGAGCCAGCCAAGGTAGCAGAAGGAGAGAAGAACCTCCCGGGAGGCAgccagaaggaaggagaagagaaggctGCAGGCCACGCTGGCCAGGATGGGGTGCAAGGGGACACCTCTAGGGGGATCGAATTCCAGGCCGTTCCCTCGGAGAGATCGGAGGTGGGGCAGGCCCTCAGTCCCACAGCCAAGGAGGAGGACTGCTTCCAGATTTTGG ATGACTGCCCACCGcccccagcccccttcccccaccGCATTGTGGAGCTGAGGCCCGGGAACATCAACAGTCAATTCAGTCTGAACTCCAAGGAGGCACTGGGCGG CGGCAAGTTTGGAGCGGTCTGTACCTGCACAGAGAAGGCCACAGGCCTCAAGCTGGCCGCCAAGGTCATCAAGAAACAGACACCCAAAGACAAG GAAATGGTGTTGCTGGAGATTGAGGTTATGAACCAGCTGAACCACCGCAACCTGATCCAGCTTTATGCGGCCATCGAGACCCCGCATGAGATCGTCCTCTTCATGGAGTA CATCGAGGGCGGCGAGCTCTTCGAGAGGATTGTGGACGAGGACTACCAGCTGACTGAGGTGGACACCATGGTGTTTGTCAGGCAGATCTGCGATGGCATCCTCTTCATGCACAAGATGAGAGTTTTGCATCTGGACCTCAAG cCAGAGAACATCCTGTGCGTCAACACCACGGGCCATTTGGTGAAGATCATTGACTTCGGCCTGGCACGGAG GTATAACCCCAAcgagaagctgaaggtgaattTTGGGACCCCAGAGTTCCTATCCCCTGAGGTGGTGAATTATGACCAAATCTCCGATAAGACAGACATGTGGAGCCTGGGGGTCATCACCTATATGCT CCTGAGTGGTCTCTCCCCCTTCCTGGGAGACGATGACACAGAGACCCTGAACAACGTTCTATCAAGCAACTGGTACTTTGACGAGGAAACCTTTGAGGCCGTGTCAGACGAGGCCAAAGACTTCGTCTCCAACCTCATCGTCAAGGACCAGCG GGCCCGGATGAGCGCTGCCCAGTGCCTCGCCCACCCCTGGCTCAACAACCTGGCAGAGAAGGCCAAGCGCTGTAACCGCCGCCTCAAGTCCCAGATCTTGCTTAAGAAATACCTCATGAAGAGGCGCTGGAAG AAAAACTTCATTGCTGTCAGCGCTGCCAACCGCTTCAAGAAGATCAGCAGCTCGGGGGCACTCATGGCTCTGGGGGTCTGA
- the DUSP15 gene encoding dual specificity protein phosphatase 15 isoform X6 — protein sequence MSHPSLCCSKKHFKECINFIHCCRLNGGNCLVHCFAGISRSTTIVTAYVMTVTGLSWRDVLEAIKATRPIANPNPGFRQQLEEFGWGSSRKLRRQLEERFGESPFRDEEEVRALLPLCKRCRQGSATAAASPAPNSTASEGTLQRLVPRSPREAHRPLPLLARVKQTFSCLPRCLSRKGSK from the exons CAAAAAGCACTTCAAGGAATGTATCAACTTCATCCACTGTTGCCGCCTCAATGGGGGAAACTGCCTTGTACACTG CTTTGCAGGCATCTCCCGAAGCACCACCATCGTGACGGCGTATGTGATGACTGTGACGGGGCTAAGCTGGAGGGACGTGCTTGAAGCCATCAAGGCCACCCGGCCCATTGCCAACCCCAACCCAGGCTTTAGGCAGCAGCTTGAGGAGTTTGGCTGGGGCAGTTCCCGGAAG CTTCGCCGGCAGCTGGAGGAGCGCTTCGGCGAGAGCCCTTTCCGCGACGAGGAGGAGGTGCGCGCGCTGCTGCCGCTGTGCAAGCGCTGCCGGCAGGGCTCGGCGACCGCGGCCGCTTCCCCGGCGCCCAACTCCACGGCCTCGGAGGGGACCTTGCAGCGCCTGGTGCCGCGCTCGCCCCGGGAGGCCCACCGGCCGCTGCCGCTGTTGGCGCGCGTCAAGCAGACTTTCTCCTGCCTCCCGCGGTGTCTGTCCCGCAAAGGCAGCAAATGA